From Paracoccus aminovorans, one genomic window encodes:
- a CDS encoding helix-turn-helix transcriptional regulator, producing MPDDHQTQQNLARAQAPSLLAVLARAAEETAAVQTLAELRAALRNAAEALGCQSFNLALDKPTPRSVMQESLLSTWTQGALREYEQLDLYDRDPLLRHAVSTQPTWLWRTPDLHRLGEYEFHEFVGAAGVRWGVTVPMNRADGTRSMLALVSRGAMPFPAAEMRQAAQVLAGLLSSRAVGLSAGRRPALDHALRLKRLSPRQIEILDWLSRGKTNAEIALITDMSRRTVDYHVAEIIHKLDVVNRTQAAAVFMSR from the coding sequence ATGCCCGACGATCACCAGACCCAGCAGAACCTTGCCCGCGCACAGGCGCCCAGCCTGCTGGCCGTGCTGGCGCGCGCGGCCGAAGAGACCGCCGCCGTCCAGACGCTGGCCGAACTGCGCGCCGCCTTGCGCAATGCCGCCGAGGCACTGGGCTGCCAGAGCTTCAATCTGGCCCTGGACAAGCCCACGCCGCGCTCGGTGATGCAGGAATCGCTGCTGTCCACCTGGACCCAGGGCGCGCTGCGGGAATACGAGCAGTTGGACCTCTACGACCGCGATCCGCTGCTGCGCCATGCGGTCAGCACGCAGCCGACCTGGCTGTGGCGCACGCCGGACCTGCACCGCCTGGGCGAATACGAGTTCCACGAATTCGTCGGCGCCGCCGGCGTGCGCTGGGGCGTCACCGTGCCGATGAACCGGGCGGACGGGACCCGCTCGATGCTGGCGCTGGTGTCACGCGGAGCGATGCCCTTTCCCGCCGCCGAGATGCGGCAGGCGGCGCAGGTGCTGGCCGGGCTGCTCAGCAGCCGCGCCGTGGGCCTGTCGGCCGGACGCCGCCCGGCCTTGGACCATGCGCTGCGGCTCAAACGGCTGTCGCCGCGCCAGATCGAGATCCTGGACTGGCTGTCGCGCGGCAAGACCAATGCCGAAATCGCGCTGATCACCGACATGTCGCGGCGGACGGTGGATTACCATGTCGCCGAAATCATCCACAAGCTGGACGTGGTCAACCGCACCCAGGCCGCCGCCGTCTTCATGTCGCGCTGA
- a CDS encoding cation diffusion facilitator family transporter, whose amino-acid sequence MLLSSRSSTEKLALGSIVVGISVLGLKALAWWLTGSIALLSDALESTVNVATAVAALIAIRVAAKPADKDHPYGHHKAEFFSAVLEGVMIIVAALLILREAWDGFQNPPVLAAPGAGLLVNVAASALNGWWCWVLIARGRALRSPALVADGHHLLTDVISSVGVVLGVTLAVLTGWAVLDPALAALVALNILWSGWKVMTRSLSGLMDEAVAEETLEDIRATISDAAAGAIEAHDLRTRHAGPRTFIDFHLVVDGHTTVEAAHTICDRIEQALKKKLPDAQITIHVEPEHKAKHSGVVVV is encoded by the coding sequence ATGCTCCTATCATCCCGATCGAGCACCGAAAAGCTCGCCCTCGGCAGCATCGTTGTCGGTATCAGCGTGCTGGGGCTCAAGGCGCTGGCCTGGTGGCTGACCGGCTCGATCGCGCTGCTGTCGGACGCGCTGGAAAGCACGGTGAACGTGGCCACCGCGGTGGCGGCGCTGATCGCGATCCGCGTCGCGGCCAAGCCCGCCGACAAGGACCACCCCTATGGCCACCACAAGGCCGAGTTCTTCAGCGCCGTGCTGGAGGGGGTGATGATCATCGTCGCCGCGCTGTTGATCCTGCGCGAGGCCTGGGACGGGTTCCAGAACCCGCCGGTGTTGGCGGCGCCGGGGGCGGGCCTGCTGGTGAACGTCGCCGCCTCGGCGCTGAACGGCTGGTGGTGCTGGGTGCTGATCGCGCGCGGGCGGGCGCTGCGTTCGCCGGCGCTGGTGGCGGACGGGCATCACCTGCTGACCGACGTGATCTCTTCGGTCGGGGTGGTGCTGGGGGTCACGCTGGCGGTGCTGACCGGCTGGGCGGTGCTGGACCCGGCGCTGGCGGCGCTGGTGGCGCTGAACATCCTGTGGTCGGGCTGGAAGGTGATGACCCGCTCGCTGTCGGGGCTGATGGACGAGGCGGTGGCCGAGGAGACCCTGGAGGACATCCGCGCCACCATCTCGGACGCGGCGGCCGGCGCCATCGAGGCGCATGACCTGCGCACCCGCCACGCCGGGCCGCGCACCTTCATCGACTTCCACCTGGTGGTGGACGGCCACACCACGGTCGAGGCCGCGCATACGATCTGCGACCGCATCGAGCAGGCGCTGAAGAAGAAGCTGCCCGACGCGCAGATCACCATCCATGTCGAGCCCGAGCACAAGGCCAAGCATTCGGGCGTGGTGGTGGTCTAG
- the katG gene encoding catalase/peroxidase HPI, producing MDGNDIRMAGKCPVMHGGNTAMGSSVTAWWPNALNLDILHQQDAKTNPLGVDFDYDEELKKLDVEALKSDLRALMTDSQDWWPADYGSYVGMFARTAWHIAGSYRTSDGRGGANTGNQRFAPLNSWPDNVNTDKGRRLLWPIKKKYGNKISWADLIVLAGTIAYEVAGLKTYGFAFGRKDIWHPEKDTYWGEEKEWLAPSDNRYGDLGDAKSLVNPLAAVQMGLIYVNPEGVNGKSDPQATANMMRETFARMGMDDEETVALTAGGHTVGKCHGNGNVADLSPDPEAAGPEFQGLGWMNTKGRGIGRNTMVSGLEGAWTTDPTKWDNGFFQMLFKHEWTLTHSPAGASQWQPISIAEEDMPVDVEDPSIRRMPMMTDADMALKVDPVYREISLRFMNDFDAFSDAFARGWFKLTHRDMGPKARYKGPDVPAEDLIWQDPIPAGRTDYDVAAVKARIAASGLSVQDLVATAWDSARTYRGSDHRGGANGARIRLAPQKDWAGNEPERLARVLAVLEPIAAETGASLADVIVLGGNLGVEQAAKAAGFDIAVPFSPGRGDATAEQTDVESFAVLEPLADGFRNWQKQEYVVSPEEMLLDRAQLMGLTGPEMTVLMGGMRAIGANHGGTTHGVFTQRPGALTNDFFVTLTDMANSWVPVGGNLYEIRDRKTGAVKHTATRVDLVFGSNSILRAYAEVYAQDDNAGKFVRDFAAAWSKVMDADRFDLHR from the coding sequence ATGGACGGAAACGACATCAGGATGGCCGGGAAATGCCCGGTGATGCATGGCGGCAATACCGCGATGGGCAGTTCGGTCACCGCGTGGTGGCCCAATGCCCTGAACCTGGACATCCTGCATCAGCAGGACGCCAAGACCAATCCGCTGGGTGTGGATTTCGACTATGACGAAGAGCTGAAGAAACTGGATGTCGAGGCGCTGAAATCCGACCTGCGGGCGCTGATGACCGACAGCCAGGACTGGTGGCCGGCCGATTACGGCAGCTATGTCGGCATGTTCGCCCGCACCGCCTGGCACATCGCCGGCTCCTACCGCACCAGCGACGGCCGCGGCGGCGCCAATACCGGCAACCAGCGTTTCGCGCCGCTGAACAGCTGGCCCGACAACGTCAACACCGACAAGGGCCGCCGCCTGCTGTGGCCGATCAAGAAGAAATACGGCAACAAGATCAGCTGGGCCGACCTGATCGTGCTGGCCGGCACCATCGCCTATGAGGTCGCGGGCCTGAAGACCTATGGCTTCGCCTTCGGCCGCAAGGACATCTGGCACCCCGAGAAGGACACCTATTGGGGCGAGGAAAAGGAATGGCTGGCCCCCAGCGACAACCGCTATGGCGACCTGGGCGACGCGAAAAGCCTCGTCAATCCGCTGGCCGCGGTGCAGATGGGCCTGATCTACGTCAACCCCGAGGGGGTGAACGGCAAGTCCGACCCGCAGGCCACCGCCAACATGATGCGCGAGACCTTCGCCCGCATGGGCATGGACGACGAGGAGACCGTCGCGCTGACCGCCGGCGGCCACACCGTCGGCAAGTGCCACGGCAATGGCAATGTCGCCGACCTCAGCCCCGACCCCGAGGCCGCCGGCCCCGAGTTCCAGGGCCTGGGCTGGATGAACACCAAGGGCCGCGGCATCGGCCGCAACACCATGGTCTCGGGCCTGGAAGGCGCCTGGACCACCGACCCGACGAAATGGGACAACGGCTTTTTCCAGATGCTGTTCAAGCATGAATGGACGCTGACCCACAGCCCGGCCGGCGCCTCGCAATGGCAGCCGATCAGCATCGCCGAAGAGGACATGCCGGTCGATGTCGAGGACCCCTCGATCCGGCGGATGCCGATGATGACCGACGCCGACATGGCGCTGAAGGTCGACCCGGTCTATCGCGAGATCTCGTTGCGGTTCATGAACGATTTCGACGCCTTCAGTGACGCTTTCGCCCGCGGCTGGTTCAAGCTGACCCACCGCGACATGGGGCCGAAGGCGCGCTACAAGGGCCCGGACGTTCCGGCCGAGGACCTGATCTGGCAGGACCCGATCCCCGCCGGCCGCACCGATTACGACGTGGCGGCGGTCAAGGCCCGGATCGCGGCTTCGGGGCTGAGCGTGCAGGATCTGGTCGCCACCGCCTGGGACAGCGCCCGCACCTATCGCGGCTCGGACCATCGCGGCGGCGCCAACGGCGCGCGCATCCGCCTGGCGCCGCAGAAGGACTGGGCCGGCAACGAGCCCGAGCGCCTGGCCCGCGTGCTGGCCGTGCTGGAACCGATCGCGGCCGAGACCGGGGCCAGCCTGGCGGACGTGATCGTGCTGGGCGGCAACCTGGGCGTCGAACAGGCCGCCAAGGCCGCCGGCTTCGACATCGCGGTGCCCTTCTCGCCCGGGCGCGGCGATGCGACGGCCGAGCAGACCGATGTCGAATCCTTCGCGGTGCTTGAGCCGCTGGCCGACGGCTTCCGCAACTGGCAGAAGCAGGAATACGTCGTCTCGCCCGAGGAGATGCTGCTGGACCGCGCCCAGCTGATGGGCCTGACCGGGCCCGAGATGACGGTGCTGATGGGCGGCATGCGAGCCATCGGCGCCAACCATGGCGGCACGACGCATGGCGTGTTCACCCAGCGCCCGGGCGCCCTGACCAACGACTTCTTCGTGACCCTGACCGACATGGCCAACAGCTGGGTGCCGGTGGGCGGCAATCTCTACGAGATCCGCGACCGCAAGACCGGAGCGGTGAAACACACCGCCACCCGGGTCGATCTGGTCTTCGGCTCGAACTCGATCCTGCGCGCCTATGCCGAGGTCTATGCCCAGGACGACAATGCCGGAAAGTTCGTGCGCGACTTCGCCGCGGCCTGGTCCAAGGTCATGGATGCCGACCGCTTCGACCTGCACCGCTGA
- the nagA gene encoding N-acetylglucosamine-6-phosphate deacetylase, producing MAREVLTGARIFDGARMIDGHALVIEEGEIAAILPEVEAPTEDRRAVTGILAPAFLDLQVNGGGGLMLDGRTDVAGLRRICAAHRGLGTAGVLPTLITDTPEATAHVVALGIAAARAQVPGFLGLHLEGPHLDPRRKGAHDPALIRPMGEQDLARLCEAARQLPALMVTLAPEAASPQQIAALAGAGAIVSLGHSDCSYDAAQAAFAAGARCATHLFNAMSQIGHRAPGLAGAVLSGDARAGLIADGIHVHPAAMRLALAARPEGLFLVTDCMAFAGTDLTEMALGGRQILRRDGRLTLADGTLAGADLTLPQAVANLVRLAGIAPERALRMATAEPAALLGLQASHGALAPGRRAEIVLLDRDFALREYWL from the coding sequence ATGGCGCGCGAGGTCCTGACCGGCGCCCGCATCTTCGACGGCGCCCGCATGATCGACGGCCATGCGCTGGTGATCGAGGAAGGCGAGATCGCCGCGATCCTGCCCGAGGTCGAGGCGCCCACCGAGGACCGCCGCGCGGTGACCGGCATCCTGGCCCCCGCCTTCCTGGATCTGCAGGTGAACGGCGGCGGCGGGTTGATGCTGGACGGCCGGACGGACGTCGCCGGCCTGCGCCGCATCTGCGCCGCGCATCGCGGCCTGGGCACGGCGGGGGTGCTGCCGACGCTGATCACCGACACGCCCGAGGCCACCGCCCATGTCGTCGCGCTGGGAATCGCCGCGGCGCGGGCGCAGGTGCCGGGATTCCTGGGCCTGCATCTGGAAGGGCCGCATCTGGACCCGCGGCGCAAGGGCGCGCATGACCCGGCGCTGATCCGGCCGATGGGCGAACAGGACCTGGCCCGGCTTTGCGAGGCGGCGCGGCAGCTGCCGGCGCTGATGGTGACCCTGGCGCCCGAGGCGGCCAGCCCGCAGCAGATCGCCGCGCTGGCCGGCGCCGGCGCCATCGTCAGCCTGGGCCACAGCGATTGCAGCTATGACGCGGCGCAGGCGGCCTTTGCCGCCGGCGCCCGCTGCGCGACGCATCTGTTCAACGCCATGAGCCAGATCGGCCACCGCGCGCCGGGGCTGGCCGGCGCGGTGCTGTCGGGCGATGCCCGCGCCGGGTTGATCGCCGACGGCATCCATGTGCATCCGGCGGCGATGCGGCTGGCCCTGGCGGCGCGGCCCGAGGGCCTGTTCCTGGTCACCGATTGCATGGCCTTCGCCGGCACCGACCTGACCGAGATGGCGTTGGGCGGCCGGCAGATCCTGCGCCGCGACGGCCGGCTGACGCTGGCCGACGGCACCCTGGCCGGGGCCGACCTGACCCTGCCGCAGGCCGTCGCCAACCTGGTGCGACTGGCCGGCATCGCGCCGGAACGCGCCTTGCGCATGGCCACGGCCGAGCCCGCGGCGCTGCTGGGCCTGCAAGCCAGCCATGGCGCGCTGGCCCCCGGCCGCCGCGCCGAGATCGTCCTGCTGGACCGGGATTTCGCCCTGCGCGAGTACTGGCTGTGA
- a CDS encoding SIS domain-containing protein, translating to MSQTHMARETAEIPQAAARFLALSRDAVADAAHALRRKDPDLVVTVARGSSDHAATYLKYAIELEAGVPVASVGPSIASVYRRPLRLGKAACIGISQSGRSPDGVEMMRAAGQGGALSVAITNAETSPMARASAHCLPLQAGEEKSVAATKTFVCSVLAGLSLLAEWREDHALQDAVAALPEAFGEAAGLDWSPLSARLARASSAYVLGRGPAFAIACEAALKFKETSGIHAEAYSAAEVLHGPAALVQAGFPVLALGIEDAALPQLRATAERLAAQGADVFVTGTEVAGATPLPTVSGLHPLVAPLVTIAGFYGFIEALARRRGFDPDTPPHLRKVTETL from the coding sequence ATGAGCCAGACGCATATGGCGCGCGAAACCGCCGAGATCCCCCAGGCCGCCGCCCGCTTCCTGGCGCTGTCGCGCGACGCTGTGGCGGATGCGGCCCATGCCCTGCGCCGCAAGGACCCGGACCTGGTGGTGACGGTGGCGCGCGGCTCCTCGGACCATGCCGCCACCTATCTGAAATATGCCATCGAGCTGGAGGCCGGGGTGCCGGTCGCCTCGGTCGGGCCATCGATCGCCTCGGTCTATCGCCGGCCGCTGCGGCTGGGCAAGGCGGCCTGCATCGGCATCTCGCAATCCGGCCGCAGCCCGGACGGGGTCGAGATGATGCGCGCCGCCGGGCAGGGCGGGGCGCTGTCGGTCGCCATCACCAACGCCGAGACCAGCCCGATGGCCCGCGCCTCGGCCCATTGCCTGCCCTTGCAGGCGGGCGAGGAAAAAAGCGTCGCCGCGACCAAGACCTTCGTCTGCTCGGTGCTGGCCGGGCTGTCGCTGCTGGCGGAATGGCGCGAGGATCATGCCCTGCAAGACGCCGTGGCCGCCCTGCCCGAGGCCTTCGGCGAGGCGGCGGGGCTCGACTGGTCGCCGCTGTCGGCGCGGCTGGCGCGGGCCTCGTCGGCCTATGTCCTGGGCCGCGGCCCGGCCTTCGCCATCGCCTGCGAAGCGGCGCTGAAATTCAAGGAGACCTCGGGCATCCACGCCGAGGCCTATTCCGCCGCCGAGGTGCTGCACGGCCCCGCCGCCCTGGTGCAGGCCGGCTTTCCGGTGCTGGCGCTGGGAATCGAGGACGCTGCCCTGCCCCAGCTTCGGGCCACGGCCGAGCGTCTGGCGGCGCAGGGGGCGGATGTCTTCGTCACCGGCACCGAGGTCGCGGGCGCCACCCCCCTGCCCACCGTTTCCGGGCTGCATCCGTTGGTGGCGCCGCTGGTGACCATCGCCGGCTTCTACGGCTTCATCGAGGCGCTGGCGCGGCGGCGCGGCTTCGACCCCGACACGCCGCCGCATCTGCGCAAGGTGACGGAGACGCTATGA
- a CDS encoding BadF/BadG/BcrA/BcrD ATPase family protein, with translation MAYFLGIDGGGSGCRAAVADGSGRILGRGAAGPANISVETEAACANILAAARAALLQAGRGRLEELTAVLGLAGANVTAAARRLQAMLPFRRARILTDAATAAAGALGDADGIVVAVGTGSVLAVQAGGAVRQYGGRGFLLGDEGSGAVLGRALLAEALRAEDGFAPTTPLLRAVLDELGGVEGVIGFGLRARPVEFAAFAPRIVAGTDPAGERIFAAAVAQLGEMIQTLQAGRDLPVVFLGGLGPHYAARLQGRWRLQAPLGTGLDGALHLARRDEAGVNDPPPPAAQAERSPR, from the coding sequence ATGGCATATTTCCTGGGCATAGACGGCGGCGGAAGCGGCTGCCGCGCCGCCGTCGCGGACGGCTCGGGCCGGATCCTGGGCCGCGGCGCGGCGGGGCCGGCGAACATCTCGGTCGAGACCGAGGCCGCCTGCGCCAATATCCTCGCCGCCGCCCGCGCCGCCTTGCTGCAGGCCGGTCGCGGCCGCCTGGAGGAACTGACCGCCGTGCTCGGCCTGGCCGGCGCCAATGTCACCGCCGCCGCCCGCCGGCTGCAAGCCATGCTGCCCTTTCGCCGCGCGCGCATCCTCACCGATGCCGCGACAGCGGCCGCCGGGGCGCTGGGGGACGCGGACGGCATCGTCGTCGCCGTCGGCACCGGCTCGGTCCTGGCGGTGCAGGCCGGCGGCGCGGTGCGGCAATACGGCGGGCGCGGCTTCCTGCTGGGCGACGAGGGCAGCGGCGCGGTGCTGGGCCGGGCGCTGCTGGCCGAGGCGCTGCGCGCCGAGGACGGCTTCGCGCCGACGACCCCGCTGCTGCGCGCGGTGCTGGACGAACTGGGCGGGGTCGAGGGGGTGATCGGCTTCGGCTTGCGCGCCCGGCCGGTGGAATTCGCGGCCTTTGCGCCGCGCATCGTCGCCGGCACCGACCCGGCGGGCGAGCGCATCTTCGCCGCCGCCGTGGCCCAGCTGGGCGAGATGATTCAGACCTTGCAGGCCGGCCGCGATCTGCCGGTGGTGTTCCTGGGCGGGCTGGGGCCGCATTACGCCGCGCGCCTGCAAGGCCGTTGGCGGTTGCAGGCGCCGCTGGGAACCGGCCTGGACGGTGCCCTGCACCTGGCCCGGCGGGACGAGGCCGGCGTCAACGACCCGCCGCCGCCTGCCGCGCAGGCCGAAAGGAGCCCGAGATGA